A stretch of DNA from Nonlabens ponticola:
GGAGCACGTGCTCGTGTGGCATTATCAGGATTGACAATTGCAGAGTACTTTCGTGATGGTGGTGCTGATGGACAAGGAAAAGATGTTCTTTTCTTCGTCGATAACATATTTAGATTTACACAAGCAGGATCAGAGGTATCTGCACTGCTAGGTCGTATGCCATCTGCGGTAGGTTACCAGCCTACACTAGCAACTGAAATGGGTGCGATGCAAGAGCGTATTACTTCTACAAAGAAAGGTTCTATTACATCGGTACAGGCCGTTTATGTACCTGCAGATGACCTTACCGATCCAGCACCAGCGACTACATTTGCCCACCTGGATGCAACAACGGTACTGTCTCGTAAGATTGCTGAGCTAGGTATCTATCCAGCGGTAGATCCACTTGATTCTACTTCACGTATCCTTACAGCAGATATTCTAGGTGCAGAGCACTATGATTGTGCACAGAGAGTGAAAGAGTTGCTACAACGATACAAGGAGCTTCAAGACATTATCGCCATCCTAGGTATGGAAGAATTGTCTGAAGAGGATAAGCAAGCCGTTTACCGCGCTCGTAAGGTACAGCGTTTCTTATCTCAACCTTTCCACGTGGCAGAGCAGTTTACTGGTCTTAAAGGTGTGTTGGTTGATATCAAAGACACAATCAAAGGATTTAACATGATCATGGATGGTGAGCTTGATGATCTTCCAGAAAGTGCTTTCAACTTGAAAGGTACTATCGAAGAGGTGATCGAGGCAGCAGACAAAATGAGATCAGAAGCATAACATAAGTTTACAATAACAGTTTACAGTAAGTACTGTAAACTGATTACTGAAACTGAAAACTAAAAAGTATGTTTTTAGAAATAGTTACTCCAGAAGAGACTTTGTATAGCGGTGATGTGGAATCAGTATCGGTTCCTGGTGTTGATGGGCAATTCCAGATGCTAGATCATCACGCACCTATCGTCTCTTTGCTTGTAAAGGGTGCTGTGAAGATTTATGGCAATGTGCAATTAGATCCAGCAGTAGCTACTAAGTTTACTAAAGGTGATGGTACAACAGATTACTTAATCACTGGTGGCGTTCTAGAAATGAATGATAATAAAGCGATTGTACTAGCCGACTAGGTTTACAAATCATATTTAAACTAACAACGCTTCGATTTTATCGAGGCGTTTTTGTTTCACAATCATTTGATTTGGTGGTTATTCTTTCCTGTATTTTAGAATGTCGCCAGGCTGACAATCCAGTGCTTCACATATTGCCTCTAGCGTCGAGAAACGCACTGCTTTAGCCTTACCTGTTTTCAGTATGGAAAGGTTAGCCGTCGTGATGCCTACAATATCTGCGAGCTCATTGCTTTTCATGCCTTTTTGCGCTAGTACCACGTCAAGATTGATGTTTATGGGCATATTAGACAGTTAGGTCGTTTTCTTTCCTTATTGTGACCGCTTTATGAATGACTTCGCCCATGACATAAAGAAACAATCCAAATATGCAGGCCTTGATTAATGATATTGCACTAAACTGTGGATCAACTTTAAGTTGACCTGAAGAGCTCAAAATGTATTCTATTAAATGAGTTAATTCGTTTAATATAGGCGTTACCAAGAACGCTAAGAAATAATAAATACTAGCTTGTTTAAAATGATGGGCATTAGATTCCGTGAAATACTCGTGGTGTTTAAAAGAAAGAGCGATGTAGATTAACGAGTCGCATGCCTTCAAACTCATAATACAAGTCAGAAAATAACCACCAGTCATTATTCCTTTCCAAAGCGTATCAGAAAAATATTGATCCTTGATGTATATAATTGATTCAGAAGGTATGGTCATGTATGACGCATCAAAGAATGCGTCCATAGTGAATAAAAAAGCTAGGACTCCACATCCAGCAATGAGTAAAAACCTCAGAAATTTTAGCAGACCAATAAACAGATTGAGAAATTTCATAATTAGATGGTTAGGTCGTTTTCTTTTTTAAGTATCGATGCTTTAATCAAAACTTTTGATAGATAGCTAAGAATTATGGATACAAAAGCAAGGAAATAGGCAATGTAAAAGAGCGGTTTATAAATGAATAAGTTTGCTGTGTTATCTAAAAGCCTATGCTCAACGATGGAGTAAATAAATAGCAAGATAGCCGTCACGAATAAGAATCTTCCTGCCATCTTTAAATGCATGATGGGCTTGACACCATACAAATCTCCATCAATCATATGTTGACACATATTGTATAGATTTTGTGCTGCAAATGCTGCACATAAATAAATCATGCACCACATTAAGATAGCTACTATTATGCTAAACGCAGATACTACCGTTACATCATAACCAATTATACTCGTTGAATCAACATTGTAATAATAATCTAGTACCATACCTGCAACAGGTATCATAGGTAAGATCCAAATAAGGAACAACATTCTACCAGACGTGGCAATCCTTGAGTCAAGATAGCTCTGAGGTATTCTTACCATTGATTTCTGCTGCTGTTTCATTTGATAAAGTCGTATCAAATATCCTAATGAGCCAACAAACACACCAAACAAACCCAAATAATTGATTGTAGAAGAAGATTGGCTTATCTCAGTACCAATTGCTTGATAAATTAGAAGGGCAGACCCTATGCCAAAAGCCGTTTCAAAAATCAGTAATTGATTGTGGTAGTTGGCTTTGATCAATGATCCTTTTGAATTTTTCAGCGATCTTTTCGCGCCAATGGCACGAGCTATTTGCACACAGATTAATAAGGCAATTGCAATCGGAAATACAGTGTGAGGTGTCAAAGTCATATTTTAGATGTTGACACAAACATATTACATAATCATTGAAAAACAATAACTACTTATTGAAAAACAATAATTATCTGCTTTTATTGAACTCCTGAGCAAACCAATTAAAAGTCTCATTTGCCTGATTGACAATTTTGTCTTGCTGCTCTTTTGAGAAGTCTACAGCTTTCATTTCTTTCATAAATTGTCGCCAGCGCATGGCGCGCTGCGGTGTGCCAGCTGCATAAAATTGCTGGTCTGGTAAATGAGCTAGGTGCTCGCATTGCTTGATATGCTGGGCAATCATGGCGCCACCCAGTAAAGAACCCTCGATCACGTATTTGATGCCCAATTGGTTTTCTATAGTTGCGCTTTGAGGTTTGTAAGATCTTGGAGTAAATGTAGGATCGATAGCTTGCAGGTCTGCTAGTATCCATGCAGCTATGCTGTTGTTTTGTGATGAGGATAGATGAGATTCTGCTTTCGCGTAAGCGTGATAATTTGCCTGTAACAGCTTTTTATATTGAGAAAGAGTAATTGAGTGATCCATGATGCGATGGGCGCCACTTACTTGCTCCAGATCAATGTGCGCTGGTCTGGTTTCTTCTCTCAATCTATTGAGTATGCTCACTATTTGATGATGGTTTTTAAGCGATCGCCGATGTTTGAGAGCAATTTTGTATAATACTCCTGTGTGGTTTCTTGCTTATCATCTGCCATCGCTGCTTCTTTGAGCAAGCTGTGGATTTCTTCTAGTTTTTCTCGCTCTTGACGCTCGCGCTCCAGCTTGTCAAAAAGTCTTGATTTTTCGACTATAAGTCTTTCTAATATCGGCTCCAGCTTTTCATGAAGGTTGTTGATATCGTTTTTAAGTAAATATGCAGAGGCTCCTTTAAGGACTGCGTTTGCGGCTAGTTCTTCATCATTGAGCGTACCTGTAATCATTACGATGGGCACTGCTGGATAAATGTCCTTGACGTTCTCAATCACGTCCATACCTGTAAATCCTACAAGAGCATAATCTGTAAATACAAAATCTGGTATAAAGGTCTTGAGCGCATGCCTTACTTTGAGAATGCTATCACACATTACAATTTCTGGATCGCTAATGGTTTTGCGCACCTGTCGCTGTATGAGCGCAGCATCTGTAATGCTATCCTCAACTATAAGAATCTTGAGTTTCTTGTCTATCATTCTAATTAAGATTAAGGTGCAGCCAATAATGCAAGGTCTCCTTAAGGACATCCTTGAGATTACTATAGCTTGACGGTTTCACTAAATAACTATTTGCTTTGTGCTTGTAGGCACTTATGAGGTCGTTGGGGTGTGTACTAGAGCTCAACATCACTTTAGGCACGCGATCAAATTCTTGTTTCTTCTCCATGATCTCCAGCACTTCAATACCTGAAATCTTAGGCA
This window harbors:
- the atpD gene encoding F0F1 ATP synthase subunit beta — protein: MSQITGSVAQVIGPVVDVSFDSTQGALPNIYDSLEINLKGSKLVLEVQSHIGEDTVRTISMDSTDGLSRGTAVVATGNPIQMPIGDDVYGRLFNVIGDAIDGLGDLPKTGDDGMSIHRSAPAFEDLSTSTEVLFTGIKVIDLIEPYAKGGKIGLFGGAGVGKTVLIQELINNIAKGHGGLSVFAGVGERTREGNDLLREMLESGIIKYGDDFMHSMEEGGWDLQKVDKQVMKESKATFVFGQMNEPPGARARVALSGLTIAEYFRDGGADGQGKDVLFFVDNIFRFTQAGSEVSALLGRMPSAVGYQPTLATEMGAMQERITSTKKGSITSVQAVYVPADDLTDPAPATTFAHLDATTVLSRKIAELGIYPAVDPLDSTSRILTADILGAEHYDCAQRVKELLQRYKELQDIIAILGMEELSEEDKQAVYRARKVQRFLSQPFHVAEQFTGLKGVLVDIKDTIKGFNMIMDGELDDLPESAFNLKGTIEEVIEAADKMRSEA
- a CDS encoding F0F1 ATP synthase subunit epsilon — translated: MFLEIVTPEETLYSGDVESVSVPGVDGQFQMLDHHAPIVSLLVKGAVKIYGNVQLDPAVATKFTKGDGTTDYLITGGVLEMNDNKAIVLAD
- a CDS encoding helix-turn-helix domain-containing protein, with the translated sequence MPININLDVVLAQKGMKSNELADIVGITTANLSILKTGKAKAVRFSTLEAICEALDCQPGDILKYRKE
- a CDS encoding DUF2975 domain-containing protein; protein product: MKFLNLFIGLLKFLRFLLIAGCGVLAFLFTMDAFFDASYMTIPSESIIYIKDQYFSDTLWKGIMTGGYFLTCIMSLKACDSLIYIALSFKHHEYFTESNAHHFKQASIYYFLAFLVTPILNELTHLIEYILSSSGQLKVDPQFSAISLIKACIFGLFLYVMGEVIHKAVTIRKENDLTV
- a CDS encoding biliverdin-producing heme oxygenase; the encoded protein is MSILNRLREETRPAHIDLEQVSGAHRIMDHSITLSQYKKLLQANYHAYAKAESHLSSSQNNSIAAWILADLQAIDPTFTPRSYKPQSATIENQLGIKYVIEGSLLGGAMIAQHIKQCEHLAHLPDQQFYAAGTPQRAMRWRQFMKEMKAVDFSKEQQDKIVNQANETFNWFAQEFNKSR
- a CDS encoding response regulator encodes the protein MIDKKLKILIVEDSITDAALIQRQVRKTISDPEIVMCDSILKVRHALKTFIPDFVFTDYALVGFTGMDVIENVKDIYPAVPIVMITGTLNDEELAANAVLKGASAYLLKNDINNLHEKLEPILERLIVEKSRLFDKLERERQEREKLEEIHSLLKEAAMADDKQETTQEYYTKLLSNIGDRLKTIIK
- a CDS encoding response regulator, giving the protein MEELNKDQTTKKVVIIEDREEDIALMKRVIAKDFPYIEILSITDADELLRMLENGELLRHRPDLMFIDIKMPKISGIEVLEIMEKKQEFDRVPKVMLSSSTHPNDLISAYKHKANSYLVKPSSYSNLKDVLKETLHYWLHLNLN